One Actinosynnema pretiosum DNA segment encodes these proteins:
- a CDS encoding glycosyltransferase family 2 protein, giving the protein MSVAFLVYVGVIVVPYLRRRPEPSGDPAGFDWHFLLPCLDEAAVVGGTVRYLRATFPAARVWVVDDDSADGTAEVVRALAEADPAVRLVRRRAPSARTGKGDALNAGYRALRAWLAGRGDLDAGRVVVVVVDADGRPAANCLEVCAAPELFGSPEVGAVQVDVRMVNTGVRQEGVPRWRRAFGAGLVRMQDLEFRTAIAAIQLSRGVTGTISLGGNGQFTRLSALDSVAGPAGPWRGSLLEDFELGVHLLTAGWRTAFTTGAHVRQEGLYSLRRFLAQRTRWGQGTMQCARYLRRVWDSPHLSTLGAAELTYYLAQPWMQLLGTLVYPVPLLLLAHQVVLAPGAVWSWFTGGAWLLFAVYGVFGLVPFVLWGPVYRARCEPGTGFWRSLGYGFGYGLYVYTFYLTSWRAAARLATGRDGWTKTRRNTEPPHAGR; this is encoded by the coding sequence ATGAGCGTGGCGTTCCTGGTGTACGTGGGCGTGATCGTGGTGCCGTACCTGCGGCGCAGGCCGGAGCCGTCCGGCGACCCGGCCGGGTTCGACTGGCACTTCCTGCTGCCCTGCCTGGACGAGGCCGCGGTGGTCGGCGGGACGGTGCGCTACCTGCGCGCCACGTTCCCGGCGGCGCGCGTGTGGGTGGTCGACGACGACTCGGCGGACGGCACGGCCGAGGTGGTGCGCGCCCTGGCGGAGGCGGACCCGGCGGTGCGGCTGGTGCGCAGGCGGGCGCCGTCGGCGCGCACCGGCAAGGGCGACGCGCTGAACGCGGGCTACCGGGCGCTGCGGGCGTGGCTGGCGGGGCGCGGCGACCTGGACGCGGGGCGGGTCGTGGTGGTCGTGGTGGACGCCGACGGCAGGCCCGCCGCGAACTGCCTGGAGGTGTGCGCGGCCCCCGAGCTGTTCGGCTCGCCCGAGGTCGGCGCGGTGCAGGTGGACGTGCGCATGGTCAACACCGGGGTGCGGCAGGAGGGCGTTCCGCGCTGGCGGCGGGCGTTCGGGGCCGGGCTGGTGCGGATGCAGGACCTGGAGTTCCGGACCGCGATCGCCGCGATCCAGCTGTCCAGGGGCGTCACCGGCACGATCTCGCTGGGCGGCAACGGCCAGTTCACCCGGCTGTCCGCGCTGGACTCGGTGGCCGGTCCGGCCGGGCCGTGGCGCGGGTCGCTGCTGGAGGACTTCGAGCTGGGCGTGCACCTGCTCACGGCGGGCTGGCGGACCGCGTTCACCACCGGCGCGCACGTGCGGCAGGAGGGCCTGTACAGCCTGCGGCGGTTCCTGGCGCAGCGCACCCGGTGGGGCCAGGGCACCATGCAGTGCGCCCGCTACCTGCGGCGCGTCTGGGACTCGCCGCACCTGTCCACGCTGGGCGCGGCGGAGCTGACCTACTACCTGGCGCAGCCGTGGATGCAGCTGCTCGGCACCCTCGTCTACCCGGTCCCGCTGCTGCTGCTGGCCCACCAGGTGGTGCTCGCGCCGGGCGCGGTGTGGTCGTGGTTCACCGGCGGCGCGTGGCTGCTGTTCGCGGTGTACGGGGTGTTCGGGCTGGTGCCGTTCGTGCTGTGGGGGCCGGTGTACCGGGCGCGGTGCGAGCCGGGCACCGGGTTCTGGCGCTCGCTCGGGTACGGGTTCGGCTACGGGCTGTACGTCTACACCTTCTACCTGACGTCGTGGCGGGCGGCGGCGCGGCTGGCGACCGGGCGCGACGGGTGGACCAAGACCCGGCGGAACACCGAACCGCCGCACGCCGGTCGGTGA
- a CDS encoding peptidyl-tRNA hydrolase, whose translation MLLGRDYGEPEGELVRAMPVVMRIERSAPPSRTDVLEAAAAAAVAVCLDPRAEPGGEWHDEVVAWVRGRIRKVARRARGAHWEAVQALPGVTVTVGGASVRAFVPGVVGEAPKEISRLQISGSELPEDGEPGPVPEGARLLWLNPGVTMTAGKAAAQVGHASMLLAPHLGAAELERWAAAGFRCAVRTPSRAEWDALVALPDAIVVRDAGYTEVEPGTATVAAVR comes from the coding sequence ATGCTGCTGGGCCGCGACTACGGCGAGCCCGAGGGCGAGCTGGTGCGCGCCATGCCGGTGGTGATGCGCATCGAGCGCAGCGCGCCGCCGTCGCGGACGGACGTGCTGGAGGCCGCTGCCGCCGCCGCGGTGGCGGTGTGCCTCGACCCGCGCGCGGAGCCCGGTGGCGAGTGGCACGACGAGGTCGTGGCGTGGGTGCGCGGGCGCATCCGCAAGGTCGCCAGGAGGGCGCGAGGGGCGCACTGGGAGGCCGTGCAGGCCCTGCCGGGCGTCACGGTGACCGTGGGCGGCGCGTCGGTGCGCGCGTTCGTGCCGGGGGTCGTGGGGGAGGCGCCGAAGGAGATCAGCCGGTTGCAGATCTCCGGCAGCGAGCTGCCCGAGGACGGCGAGCCGGGGCCCGTGCCGGAGGGCGCGCGGCTGCTGTGGCTGAACCCCGGCGTGACCATGACGGCGGGCAAGGCGGCGGCCCAGGTCGGGCACGCCTCGATGCTGCTGGCCCCGCACCTGGGCGCGGCGGAGCTGGAGCGGTGGGCGGCGGCCGGGTTCCGCTGCGCGGTGCGCACGCCGAGCCGGGCCGAGTGGGACGCGCTGGTGGCGCTGCCGGACGCGATCGTGGTGCGGGACGCGGGGTACACCGAGGTCGAGCCGGGAACGGCGACGGTCGCCGCGGTGCGCTAG
- a CDS encoding biotin transporter BioY, with product MSVFAVPGRRAVLADLVPGALARDVALVVAGAGLTGVAAQIALPVPGTPVPITGQTFAALLVGAALGWRRGSASMLLYLVAGMAGVPWFQGASYGTPPSLGYVVGFVFAGSLVGYLAARGGDRTPLRTAGTMALGNLAIYAFGVPWLMAATGMGLGAALAAGVVPFLIGDAIKTALAAGLLPATWALVNRK from the coding sequence GTGTCCGTGTTCGCCGTTCCCGGCCGCAGGGCCGTGCTCGCCGATCTGGTCCCCGGCGCGCTGGCGCGCGACGTCGCGCTGGTCGTCGCGGGCGCCGGGCTGACCGGCGTCGCCGCGCAGATCGCGCTGCCCGTCCCCGGCACCCCGGTCCCGATCACCGGCCAGACGTTCGCGGCGCTGCTCGTCGGCGCGGCGCTGGGCTGGCGGCGCGGCTCGGCGTCGATGCTGCTCTACCTGGTGGCGGGCATGGCCGGTGTGCCGTGGTTCCAGGGCGCGTCCTACGGCACTCCCCCGTCGCTGGGCTACGTCGTCGGCTTCGTGTTCGCCGGCTCCCTGGTCGGCTACCTGGCCGCGCGCGGCGGCGACCGCACCCCGCTGCGCACGGCGGGCACGATGGCGCTGGGCAACCTGGCGATCTACGCGTTCGGCGTGCCGTGGCTGATGGCCGCGACGGGCATGGGCCTGGGCGCCGCGCTGGCCGCGGGCGTCGTGCCGTTCCTGATCGGCGACGCGATCAAGACCGCGCTGGCCGCGGGCCTGCTGCCCGCGACCTGGGCGCTGGTCAACCGGAAGTGA
- a CDS encoding ATP-dependent DNA helicase has translation MALAVERSIRTGEHLAVQAGTGTGKSLAYLVPALRHAVAEESTVVISTATIALQRQLVDRDLPRLAKALRKELGREPRFAILKGRRNYLCMHRLHSGAPDEPEEAGLFDPFAVSKLGREVKRLHEWSSDTETGDRDELVPGVPDQAWKQVSVTARECLGVSKCPIGADCFAEKARAEAGRADVVVTNHAMLAIDALEGYQVLPDHDVVVIDEAHDLVDRVTSVATEELGSAAITTAARRCGKLVDQAVADRLAEAGDGLGMLLEDAPAGRLESLPKALATTVAAVRDAARVCITSLGPERKEDVEGSTTRKLALSLLDDIHDCAVRVLEAFDDEHDVVWVSGDFGGNRAPVLRVAPLGVGGLLRERLFGKRTTVLTSATLTLGGTFDTLARQWGLPAASGARKAEGGGKAAGTATDKEPPSDLGAVRWTGLDVGSPFEHGSSGILYVARHLPPPGRDGLPPAYLDELEGLVNAAGGRALGLFSSMRAAKAATEALRGRVDFPVLCQGDDQTGQLVKRFAEDARTCLFGTLSLWQGVDVPGPSLQLVVMDRIPFPRPDDPLASARQKAVDSRGGNGFLTVSATHAALLLAQGAGRLLRSMNDKGVVAVLDPRLATARYGGFLRASLPPFWTTYDTEVVKAALKRLDAANK, from the coding sequence ATGGCGCTCGCCGTCGAGCGCTCCATCCGCACCGGCGAGCACCTCGCCGTCCAGGCGGGCACCGGCACCGGCAAGTCGCTGGCCTACCTGGTCCCCGCGCTGCGGCACGCCGTCGCCGAGGAGAGCACCGTCGTCATCTCGACGGCGACGATCGCCCTGCAGCGCCAGCTCGTCGACCGGGACCTGCCGCGCCTGGCGAAGGCCCTGCGCAAGGAGCTGGGCCGGGAGCCGCGCTTCGCGATCCTCAAGGGCAGGCGCAACTACCTGTGCATGCACCGCCTGCACAGCGGGGCCCCGGACGAGCCGGAGGAGGCGGGCCTGTTCGACCCGTTCGCGGTGTCCAAGCTCGGCCGCGAGGTGAAGCGGCTGCACGAGTGGTCCTCCGACACCGAGACCGGCGACCGGGACGAGCTGGTGCCGGGCGTGCCCGACCAGGCGTGGAAGCAGGTGTCGGTCACCGCGCGCGAGTGCCTGGGCGTGAGCAAGTGCCCCATCGGCGCCGACTGCTTCGCCGAGAAGGCCCGCGCCGAGGCGGGGCGGGCGGACGTCGTGGTCACCAACCACGCCATGCTCGCCATCGACGCCCTGGAGGGCTACCAGGTGCTGCCCGACCACGACGTGGTCGTGATCGACGAGGCGCACGACCTGGTCGACCGGGTCACCTCCGTGGCGACCGAGGAGCTGGGCTCGGCGGCGATCACGACGGCGGCCCGGCGGTGCGGCAAGCTCGTCGACCAGGCCGTCGCGGACCGGCTCGCCGAGGCCGGTGACGGGCTCGGGATGCTGCTGGAGGACGCGCCCGCGGGCCGGTTGGAGTCGCTGCCGAAGGCGCTGGCCACGACGGTGGCGGCGGTGCGGGACGCGGCGCGGGTGTGCATCACCTCGCTCGGGCCCGAGCGCAAGGAGGACGTGGAGGGCTCGACAACGCGGAAGCTGGCGCTGTCGCTGCTGGACGACATCCACGACTGCGCGGTGCGGGTGCTGGAGGCGTTCGACGACGAGCACGACGTGGTGTGGGTGTCCGGCGACTTCGGCGGGAACCGCGCGCCGGTGCTGCGGGTCGCGCCGCTGGGCGTCGGCGGCCTGCTGCGGGAGCGGCTGTTCGGCAAGCGCACCACGGTGCTGACGTCGGCGACGCTCACCCTGGGCGGCACGTTCGACACGCTGGCCAGGCAGTGGGGGCTGCCCGCCGCGTCGGGCGCGCGGAAGGCCGAGGGCGGCGGGAAGGCGGCGGGGACCGCGACGGACAAGGAGCCGCCGTCGGACCTGGGCGCGGTGAGGTGGACCGGGCTGGACGTGGGCTCGCCGTTCGAGCACGGCAGCAGCGGCATCCTGTACGTGGCGCGGCACCTGCCCCCGCCCGGTCGCGACGGCCTGCCGCCCGCGTACCTGGACGAGCTGGAGGGCCTGGTGAACGCGGCGGGTGGGCGCGCGCTGGGGCTGTTCTCCTCGATGCGCGCGGCGAAGGCGGCGACCGAGGCGCTGCGCGGGCGGGTGGACTTCCCGGTGCTGTGCCAGGGTGACGACCAGACCGGGCAGCTGGTGAAGCGGTTCGCCGAGGACGCGCGGACGTGCCTGTTCGGCACGCTGTCGCTGTGGCAGGGCGTGGACGTGCCCGGTCCCTCGCTGCAACTGGTGGTGATGGACCGCATCCCGTTCCCCAGGCCCGACGACCCGCTGGCGTCGGCGCGGCAGAAGGCCGTGGACTCCAGGGGCGGCAACGGGTTCCTGACCGTGTCGGCCACGCACGCGGCGCTGCTGCTGGCGCAGGGCGCGGGGCGGTTGCTGCGGTCGATGAACGACAAGGGCGTGGTGGCGGTGCTGGACCCGAGGCTGGCGACGGCGCGCTACGGCGGTTTCCTGCGCGCGTCGCTGCCGCCGTTCTGGACCACGTACGACACCGAGGTGGTCAAGGCGGCGCTGAAGCGGCTGGACGCGGCGAACAAGTAG
- a CDS encoding LPXTG cell wall anchor domain-containing protein: MPGAGVAVGTGVGTLAATGADVTWWVVAGVALLVSGVLLLRRSRGRRAHHDG, translated from the coding sequence ATGCCTGGCGCAGGGGTCGCCGTGGGAACGGGCGTGGGAACGCTCGCCGCGACCGGCGCCGATGTGACGTGGTGGGTCGTCGCGGGTGTCGCGCTGCTCGTCTCGGGGGTCCTGCTGCTTCGCAGGTCCCGCGGGCGGCGCGCGCACCACGACGGCTGA
- a CDS encoding phospholipase D-like domain-containing protein produces the protein MGLLDVLDERLGDGLERAVLGHHRRRLGKLGWGSVFCGDAGPWSPHRAVRDGNLVRVLVDGREGLPEIDAAIRAARSHVHIANWHASADFRLTREPGSPPLRDLLADVAERVDVRMLVWGGPPVPLFEPTRERARRSTAEFERDSRVRCLLDTRERTLHCHHEKIVVVDDEVAFVGGLDFTALDGDRHDTTDHPPREPVGWHDLAARIEGPAVADVAEHFRQRWQEIAREELPEPRVPEAKGRSSVQIARTVPERTYDFAPRGDFSLADAYLRGLRSAERLVYLENQFLWSPEVVEILIGKLRTPPDPRFRVVLVLPRKPSNGADTTRGQLGRLLDADDGNGRLVAATLAAHDGSPVYVHAKLAIVDDRWLTLGSANLNEHSLFNDTEVNLVTDDPELARDTRLRLWGEHLGLGKSEVDGPPEEVVDRLWRAALDPGAGRAGDHRAVRLPGVSRRSERLQGPLRGLLVDG, from the coding sequence ATGGGGCTCTTGGACGTGCTCGACGAGCGGCTCGGCGACGGACTGGAGCGGGCCGTGCTGGGCCACCACCGGCGCAGGCTCGGCAAGCTCGGGTGGGGGAGCGTGTTCTGCGGCGACGCGGGCCCGTGGAGCCCGCACCGCGCGGTCAGGGACGGCAACCTGGTGCGCGTGCTCGTCGACGGGCGCGAGGGGCTGCCCGAGATCGACGCGGCCATCCGCGCCGCGCGCTCGCACGTCCACATCGCCAACTGGCACGCCAGCGCCGACTTCCGGCTCACCCGCGAACCCGGCTCGCCCCCGCTGCGCGACCTGCTCGCCGACGTCGCCGAGCGGGTCGACGTGCGGATGCTCGTGTGGGGCGGGCCGCCCGTGCCGCTGTTCGAGCCGACCCGCGAGCGCGCCCGGCGGTCCACCGCCGAGTTCGAGCGGGACAGCCGGGTGCGCTGCCTGCTCGACACCCGCGAGCGCACCCTGCACTGCCACCACGAGAAGATCGTGGTCGTGGACGACGAGGTCGCCTTCGTCGGCGGCCTGGACTTCACCGCGCTCGACGGCGACCGGCACGACACCACCGACCACCCGCCGCGCGAGCCCGTGGGGTGGCACGACCTCGCCGCCCGGATCGAGGGGCCCGCCGTCGCCGACGTCGCCGAGCACTTCCGGCAGCGCTGGCAGGAGATCGCGCGCGAGGAGCTGCCCGAACCGCGGGTGCCCGAGGCCAAGGGCCGGTCCAGCGTGCAGATCGCGCGCACCGTGCCCGAGCGCACCTACGACTTCGCCCCGCGCGGCGACTTCAGCCTCGCCGACGCCTACCTGCGCGGCCTGCGCTCCGCCGAGCGGCTCGTCTACCTGGAGAACCAGTTCCTCTGGTCGCCCGAGGTCGTCGAGATCCTCATCGGCAAGCTCCGCACCCCGCCGGACCCGCGCTTCCGCGTCGTGCTCGTCCTGCCCCGCAAGCCCAGCAACGGCGCCGACACCACGCGCGGCCAGCTCGGCAGGCTCCTGGACGCCGACGACGGCAACGGCCGCCTGGTCGCGGCCACCCTCGCCGCCCACGACGGCAGCCCGGTCTACGTGCACGCCAAGCTGGCGATCGTGGACGACCGCTGGCTCACCCTCGGCTCGGCCAACCTCAACGAGCACTCGCTGTTCAACGACACCGAGGTCAACCTCGTCACCGACGACCCGGAGCTGGCCCGCGACACCCGGCTGCGGCTGTGGGGCGAGCACCTCGGGCTGGGCAAGTCCGAAGTGGACGGACCGCCCGAGGAGGTAGTGGACCGGCTCTGGCGCGCCGCGCTCGACCCCGGCGCTGGCCGCGCGGGCGACCACCGGGCGGTGCGCCTGCCCGGTGTGTCCCGCCGCTCCGAACGGCTCCAGGGACCGCTGCGCGGACTGCTCGTCGACGGCTGA
- a CDS encoding choice-of-anchor P family protein, with amino-acid sequence MRVRTPRHRVPRPSGLAGLVAVAALLISATPAWAEAGDASAFGVRLDLSLLGSRATSVGPFAAAHSEDGPLTSTFKTVDVPGALSTGLLSTDSARDERSGGLAARASVVDVRVDLLAALTGSWSAEAVEAECSSTQDGLTGSARLVGLSAGTLQTPAAEPAPNTTVDVGALGVTVAELVLNEQVRNDDGSLTVTALRLRLLDGVVGSLGSGDLVISSTTCGAAALPVPLASGAGLWIGVGALALVVLPASYAAGRRRAPEVV; translated from the coding sequence ATGCGCGTCCGAACCCCGCGCCACCGCGTCCCGCGCCCCAGCGGACTAGCCGGACTGGTCGCGGTGGCCGCCCTCCTGATCAGCGCGACGCCCGCCTGGGCCGAGGCGGGCGACGCCTCCGCCTTCGGCGTGCGGCTCGACCTGTCGCTCCTGGGCAGCAGGGCCACCTCGGTCGGCCCGTTCGCCGCCGCCCACTCCGAGGACGGGCCGCTCACCAGCACGTTCAAGACCGTCGACGTGCCCGGCGCGCTCTCCACCGGCCTGCTCAGCACCGACTCGGCGCGCGACGAGCGCTCCGGCGGCCTCGCCGCCCGCGCCAGCGTCGTCGACGTGCGGGTGGACCTGCTGGCCGCGCTCACCGGCTCCTGGTCCGCCGAGGCCGTGGAGGCCGAGTGCTCCTCGACCCAGGACGGCCTCACCGGGTCGGCCAGGCTGGTCGGGCTGAGCGCGGGCACCCTGCAGACCCCGGCCGCCGAGCCCGCCCCCAACACCACCGTCGACGTGGGCGCGCTCGGCGTCACCGTGGCGGAGCTCGTGCTCAACGAGCAGGTCCGCAACGACGACGGCAGCCTCACCGTCACCGCGCTGCGCCTGCGCCTGCTCGACGGCGTCGTCGGCTCGCTCGGCAGCGGCGACCTGGTCATCTCGTCCACGACCTGCGGCGCCGCCGCGCTGCCCGTCCCGCTGGCCTCCGGCGCGGGCCTGTGGATCGGCGTCGGCGCGCTCGCGCTGGTCGTGCTGCCCGCCTCGTACGCGGCCGGCCGTCGGCGCGCACCGGAGGTGGTGTGA
- the xrtP gene encoding exosortase P, translated as MVLAVPRPGRLHRVVVAALLGGSAALVLAHTAYRAAEITLAGALLGLIGEDGVEVAAHRQTVYFGLGTDAPLGLRMTPECTSAFLLVPLLVVGAVMVALRPRITRSVLLALAVAGGAVVLVNQARVLLMVGLVRWLGVADGYHWGHTLLGSLVSVFGGAAALVAFTWLATRR; from the coding sequence GTGGTGCTGGCTGTCCCCCGACCGGGGCGACTCCACCGGGTGGTCGTGGCCGCCCTGCTCGGCGGCTCGGCGGCGCTGGTGCTCGCGCACACCGCGTACCGGGCCGCCGAGATCACCCTGGCGGGCGCGCTGCTCGGCCTGATCGGCGAGGACGGGGTGGAGGTGGCCGCGCACCGGCAGACCGTCTACTTCGGCCTCGGCACGGACGCGCCGCTCGGCCTGCGGATGACCCCGGAGTGCACCTCGGCGTTCCTGCTGGTCCCGCTGCTGGTGGTCGGCGCGGTGATGGTCGCGCTGCGGCCCCGGATCACCCGGAGCGTGCTGCTGGCGCTGGCCGTCGCGGGCGGCGCGGTGGTGCTGGTGAACCAGGCGCGGGTGCTGCTCATGGTCGGCCTGGTGCGCTGGCTGGGCGTGGCGGACGGCTACCACTGGGGCCACACGCTGCTGGGGTCGCTGGTGAGCGTGTTCGGCGGGGCCGCCGCGCTGGTGGCCTTCACCTGGCTGGCGACGCGCCGGTGA